The Amycolatopsis mongoliensis genome includes a window with the following:
- the mshB gene encoding N-acetyl-1-D-myo-inositol-2-amino-2-deoxy-alpha-D-glucopyranoside deacetylase, whose translation MISPVPRRLLLVHAHPDDESITTGATIARYAAEGAEVTVVTCTLGEEGEIMAGLPELAGLGAWAADQLGGYRVAELKAACAALGVSRHRYLGGIGRWRDSGMAGTPSASHPRAFTGGSADEQAAQLAEILDEVRPQVVVTYDSFGGYGHPDHVRAHEITMVAAPRAESVERVFHTVASSDAVRTGLAALRASEPAYRVPPDDELPVTPDEEIATKLDVAAYVPAKLAALRAHATQLAVVDGDVPYFALTNELAQPIPAHDSFVLAHGPAEGAADDLFGGL comes from the coding sequence GTGATCTCCCCGGTACCGCGCAGGCTGCTGCTCGTCCACGCCCATCCCGACGACGAGAGCATCACCACCGGCGCCACGATCGCACGATACGCCGCCGAAGGCGCCGAGGTGACCGTCGTGACCTGCACGCTGGGCGAAGAGGGCGAGATCATGGCGGGCCTGCCCGAGCTGGCGGGGCTGGGCGCCTGGGCGGCCGACCAGCTGGGCGGCTACCGCGTCGCCGAGCTGAAGGCCGCGTGCGCCGCGCTGGGGGTGTCACGACATCGTTATCTGGGCGGGATCGGCCGGTGGCGCGATTCGGGCATGGCGGGCACGCCGTCGGCGTCGCACCCCCGCGCGTTCACCGGGGGGAGCGCCGACGAGCAGGCCGCGCAGCTGGCGGAGATCCTCGACGAGGTGCGGCCCCAGGTCGTCGTCACCTACGACTCCTTCGGCGGCTACGGCCACCCCGACCACGTCCGCGCGCACGAGATCACGATGGTGGCGGCGCCGCGCGCGGAGTCGGTCGAGCGGGTGTTCCACACGGTCGCGTCGAGCGACGCGGTGCGCACCGGGCTGGCCGCGCTGCGTGCCAGCGAGCCCGCGTACCGCGTCCCGCCCGACGACGAGCTGCCGGTGACGCCGGACGAGGAGATCGCGACGAAGCTCGACGTCGCCGCGTACGTCCCGGCGAAGCTGGCGGCCCTGCGCGCGCACGCGACGCAGCTGGCCGTGGTCGACGGTGACGTCCCGTACTTCGCGCTGACGAACGAGCTCGCCCAGCCGATCCCGGCGCACGACTCCTTCGTCCTGGCGCACGGCCCGGCCGAGGGCGCGGCGGACGACCTGTTCGGCGGGCTGTGA
- a CDS encoding WhiB family transcriptional regulator codes for MGWGEIPEQALGDLTELIDATEEEQDWQERALCAQTDPEAFFPEKGGSTREAKRICLGCEVKDECLEYALAKDERFGIWGGLSERERRKLKKRAV; via the coding sequence ATGGGTTGGGGCGAGATCCCGGAGCAGGCTCTGGGAGATCTCACCGAGCTCATCGATGCCACCGAAGAAGAGCAGGATTGGCAGGAACGCGCTCTGTGCGCGCAGACGGACCCGGAGGCGTTCTTCCCCGAGAAGGGCGGCTCCACCCGTGAAGCCAAGCGGATCTGCCTGGGCTGCGAGGTCAAGGACGAGTGCCTTGAGTACGCGCTGGCCAAGGACGAGCGCTTCGGCATCTGGGGCGGTCTGTCCGAGCGGGAGCGCCGCAAGCTGAAGAAACGAGCAGTCTGA
- a CDS encoding metallopeptidase family protein, whose protein sequence is MATARDYRQRRRSRRDRHGRGLRGTLYPATLPAAASRAERFDALVLDALEPIEARWRHELTKLDVAVDDVPEVRENGRAPSDGVLHDGAVPLSRLVPAGVDRTGMPTRARIVLYRRPLEARAKDPSELADLVHDVLVEQVAGYLGVEPDVIEGE, encoded by the coding sequence GTGGCGACGGCTCGTGACTACCGACAGCGGCGGCGCTCGCGACGGGACCGGCACGGCCGGGGCCTGCGCGGGACGCTGTACCCGGCGACCCTGCCCGCCGCCGCGAGCCGCGCGGAGCGGTTCGACGCGCTGGTGCTCGACGCGCTGGAACCGATCGAAGCCCGGTGGCGCCACGAGCTGACGAAGCTCGACGTCGCGGTCGACGACGTGCCCGAGGTGCGGGAGAACGGCCGGGCGCCGTCCGACGGCGTGCTGCACGACGGCGCGGTGCCGCTGTCGAGGCTGGTGCCGGCGGGGGTGGACCGGACCGGGATGCCGACGCGCGCGCGGATCGTGCTGTACCGGCGGCCGCTGGAGGCGCGGGCGAAGGATCCGTCGGAGCTGGCCGACCTGGTGCACGACGTGCTGGTCGAGCAGGTGGCCGGCTACCTCGGCGTGGAGCCGGACGTCATCGAAGGCGAGTAG
- a CDS encoding glycosyltransferase family 2 protein — MPRTAAPPVLRTAPVLAIVVCHNGENWLPLALSSLRRSTVRPRHVLAVDTGSTDATPRLLAEAAADPGPDSAPVLSGVITLPGDTGFAAAVAEAVEHATERWGDPGSWLWLLHDDCAPEPDCLDELLRVATKTPSATVLGSLGLDWTDPRLIVEAGLSTDASGHRQQVAALGEEPAEVLAVPSAGSLVRRDAWDDLGGFDPDFPLLREDLDFGWRANAAGGLVLSVPTARVRHARAVTTGQRPADAVAGPLAAANRAHGVRVFLVNCSPFSFWLGMIRLPLLSLLRALAFVLLRRTGEARAEFAAVTYLLSGRGGLRAARARRRRNPRPGTIRGLFTGRATRLRNAVRAGVVGLVRRGVEEDVALGRVPETVETESAWVTPEALDARETRPVGPDALPAGALRGLSSRGNGLRKPGTLVAVTLPETPAPEPVSATEDTEAVAEEPELVFVEVNRRRVLAATVFAPPVVLLVVMTALGLVVNRARLGLDLFGGKLLPVGGLGELWSSYLTPWHAVAGGTGAPASATLPVLGTLGAVFAPIGGPAALVAILLLGDIPLAALSAYAATRRLRVRRWVRAVVAATYALLPAATAGVAQGRLDVVVVHLVLPLVAAGIAGLLVRADTRWLHVSALSAFGVALLGAFSPLAHGLALAGLLIGFVVLPAPTGLARRIASVGIVVLLPLALLLPWPTVLLRHPELLVQGLGGAASAVSGTDLAGLDPGGPGAWPIGVAVIAAALVALVVRPTKLAAGGLALAALGAGGLVLVRPVTATPMQGGSPAHGYAGVPLLIVGAGLLWVVLGSWQRGGSAGVPSPWLPKVFAVAGVVVFLASAAGAVLVGGQGPLRAGDRPSLAPEVSAELSASGRSVLDLATDATRQIGGRLPHYGDDELAPTPGTPARLAAWRRDLGQGDAAAVQRAFAAAAAAGVQFVVLPPGVDPQAYLPLAKDLVSVGAPTSDGRGVLRLLPPAGQVILISPEQAKAAVTGGGAPGNAPGVAPVQAGLPDVRVRVSDGPTGRLLVLSAEQEAGWKASVGGKSVPIVPAWGHQVAVSVPPASSEVTVEFPGTERNLLLLAQLAAVLFTLLTAVPARRRP; from the coding sequence TTGCCCCGCACCGCCGCGCCGCCCGTCCTGCGCACCGCGCCCGTTCTGGCCATTGTGGTCTGTCACAACGGGGAGAACTGGCTGCCGCTGGCGCTTTCTTCGTTGCGCCGCAGCACAGTCCGGCCCCGGCACGTGCTCGCCGTGGACACCGGTTCCACCGACGCGACCCCGCGGCTGCTCGCCGAGGCGGCCGCCGATCCCGGCCCGGATTCCGCGCCCGTCCTGTCCGGCGTCATCACGCTACCGGGTGACACCGGGTTCGCTGCCGCCGTCGCCGAAGCCGTCGAGCACGCCACCGAGCGCTGGGGCGACCCCGGTTCGTGGCTGTGGCTGCTGCACGACGACTGCGCGCCCGAGCCCGACTGCCTCGACGAACTGCTGCGCGTCGCGACCAAGACGCCGTCGGCGACCGTGCTCGGCTCGCTGGGGCTCGACTGGACCGACCCGCGGCTGATCGTCGAAGCGGGCCTGTCCACCGACGCCTCCGGGCACCGCCAGCAGGTCGCCGCGCTCGGCGAAGAGCCGGCCGAGGTGCTCGCCGTGCCCAGTGCGGGCTCGCTCGTGCGCCGCGACGCCTGGGACGACCTGGGCGGCTTCGACCCCGATTTCCCGTTGCTGCGCGAGGATCTCGACTTCGGCTGGCGTGCGAACGCCGCCGGCGGGCTGGTCCTCTCCGTGCCGACCGCGCGGGTGCGGCACGCGCGCGCCGTCACCACCGGGCAGCGCCCGGCGGACGCGGTCGCCGGCCCGCTCGCGGCCGCGAACCGCGCGCACGGGGTGCGGGTGTTCCTCGTGAACTGCTCGCCGTTTTCCTTCTGGCTGGGGATGATCCGGCTCCCGCTGCTCTCCCTCCTGCGCGCGCTGGCGTTCGTCCTGCTGCGCCGCACCGGGGAAGCGCGGGCCGAATTCGCCGCCGTGACGTACCTCCTCAGTGGACGCGGCGGATTGCGTGCCGCACGGGCCCGGCGGCGGCGGAATCCGCGGCCGGGCACGATTCGCGGGCTCTTCACCGGACGCGCGACGCGGTTGCGCAACGCCGTCCGCGCCGGCGTCGTCGGGTTGGTCCGCCGCGGCGTCGAGGAAGACGTCGCGCTCGGGCGCGTGCCCGAGACCGTCGAGACCGAGTCGGCGTGGGTGACGCCCGAGGCGCTCGACGCGCGCGAGACCCGTCCGGTCGGGCCGGACGCACTGCCCGCGGGCGCGCTGCGGGGGCTCAGCTCGCGCGGGAACGGGCTGCGCAAGCCGGGCACGCTCGTCGCCGTCACCCTGCCGGAAACCCCGGCGCCCGAACCGGTCTCCGCCACCGAAGACACCGAGGCCGTCGCCGAAGAGCCGGAGCTCGTCTTCGTCGAGGTGAACCGCCGACGGGTGCTCGCGGCGACGGTCTTCGCGCCACCGGTGGTGCTGCTCGTCGTGATGACCGCGCTGGGACTGGTCGTCAACCGCGCCCGGCTCGGCCTCGACCTCTTCGGCGGCAAGCTGCTGCCGGTCGGCGGGCTCGGCGAACTCTGGTCGTCGTACCTGACGCCGTGGCACGCGGTCGCCGGCGGCACCGGCGCCCCCGCGTCGGCGACGCTGCCGGTGCTCGGCACGCTCGGCGCGGTGTTCGCGCCGATCGGCGGCCCGGCCGCGCTCGTGGCGATCCTGCTCCTCGGCGACATCCCGCTGGCCGCGCTGAGCGCGTACGCGGCGACGCGGCGGCTTCGCGTGCGCCGGTGGGTCCGCGCGGTCGTCGCCGCGACCTACGCCCTGCTGCCCGCCGCGACCGCCGGGGTGGCGCAGGGCCGGCTCGACGTCGTCGTGGTGCACCTGGTGCTGCCGCTCGTGGCCGCGGGCATCGCCGGGCTGCTGGTCCGGGCGGACACCCGCTGGCTGCACGTGTCCGCGCTCTCGGCGTTCGGGGTGGCACTGCTCGGCGCCTTCTCGCCGCTGGCGCACGGGCTCGCGCTCGCCGGGCTGCTGATCGGGTTCGTGGTGCTGCCCGCGCCGACCGGGCTGGCGCGGCGGATCGCGTCCGTCGGCATCGTGGTGCTGCTGCCGCTGGCGTTGCTGCTGCCGTGGCCGACGGTGCTGCTGCGGCACCCGGAGCTGCTGGTGCAGGGCCTCGGCGGCGCGGCTTCGGCGGTGTCCGGCACCGACCTGGCCGGGCTCGACCCGGGCGGGCCGGGCGCGTGGCCGATCGGTGTCGCGGTGATCGCGGCGGCGCTGGTGGCACTCGTCGTCCGCCCGACGAAGCTCGCGGCGGGCGGGCTCGCCCTGGCCGCACTGGGCGCGGGCGGGCTGGTCCTCGTCCGGCCGGTCACGGCGACGCCGATGCAGGGTGGATCACCCGCCCACGGCTACGCGGGCGTGCCGCTGCTGATCGTCGGCGCCGGGCTGCTGTGGGTCGTGCTCGGCTCGTGGCAGCGCGGCGGCTCGGCCGGGGTGCCGTCGCCGTGGCTGCCGAAGGTGTTCGCGGTCGCCGGGGTCGTGGTGTTCCTCGCGTCGGCGGCCGGCGCGGTGCTCGTCGGCGGCCAGGGGCCACTTCGCGCGGGCGACCGGCCTTCGCTCGCCCCCGAGGTGTCCGCGGAGTTGTCGGCGTCCGGCCGGTCGGTGCTCGACCTCGCGACGGATGCGACCCGCCAGATCGGCGGCCGCCTGCCGCACTACGGCGACGACGAACTGGCCCCGACGCCCGGCACCCCGGCCCGGCTGGCGGCGTGGCGCCGCGACCTCGGCCAGGGCGACGCGGCGGCGGTCCAGCGCGCGTTCGCCGCCGCGGCCGCCGCGGGGGTGCAGTTCGTGGTGCTGCCGCCGGGGGTGGACCCGCAGGCGTACTTGCCGTTGGCGAAGGACCTGGTCTCGGTGGGCGCGCCGACGTCCGACGGCCGCGGCGTGCTGCGCCTGCTCCCGCCGGCCGGACAGGTGATCTTGATCTCGCCGGAGCAGGCGAAGGCGGCGGTGACGGGCGGCGGCGCGCCCGGGAACGCGCCGGGCGTGGCGCCGGTCCAGGCGGGGCTGCCGGACGTGCGGGTCCGCGTTTCGGACGGGCCGACCGGGCGGCTCCTGGTCCTCTCGGCGGAGCAGGAAGCGGGCTGGAAGGCGTCGGTGGGCGGCAAGAGCGTCCCGATCGTGCCGGCGTGGGGGCACCAGGTGGCGGTGTCGGTGCCGCCGGCGTCGTCCGAGGTGACGGTCGAGTTCCCGGGGACGGAACGCAACCTGCTGCTGCTGGCCCAGCTGGCGGCGGTGCTGTTCACGCTGCTGACGGCGGTCCCGGCCCGGCGCCGCCCCTGA
- a CDS encoding DUF3499 domain-containing protein produces MRSVRKCSRTGCLEPAVATLTYAYSDSTAVVGPLATASEPHSYDLCEAHALRLTVPKGWEVVRHEGAFAAPDPSADELTALAEAVREAGRPGKPAPAPEPEGPSGRRGHLRVLPGRA; encoded by the coding sequence GTGCGGAGCGTACGGAAGTGTTCGCGTACCGGCTGTCTCGAGCCGGCTGTGGCCACGCTGACGTATGCCTACAGCGACTCCACCGCCGTCGTCGGCCCCCTGGCCACCGCTTCCGAGCCGCATTCGTACGACCTCTGCGAGGCCCACGCGCTGCGGCTGACCGTCCCCAAGGGCTGGGAAGTCGTCCGGCACGAAGGCGCCTTCGCCGCGCCGGACCCGTCGGCCGACGAGCTGACGGCGCTGGCCGAGGCCGTGCGCGAGGCCGGCCGCCCCGGCAAGCCGGCCCCCGCGCCCGAGCCGGAAGGCCCCTCCGGGCGCCGCGGCCACCTCCGGGTCCTGCCCGGCCGCGCCTGA
- a CDS encoding site-2 protease family protein, with the protein MRPSPVFLGILALTVAGGAMAAFGDINSVFVRDRDPLLIAGVVIFVAAGWVASLSLHEFGHAMVAYRGGDYSVAHKGYLTLDVRKYTDPVLSIILPLIFLIIGGIPLPGGAVWINRGALRSRGTSSWVSLAGPLSNLAVGAALALVVSLVPMAGGLVIAMSYLALLQIVTFILNILPIPGLDGWGAIEPYLPPRAREFGAKVRPWAPIILFAILWFFRPANTALWQGSYAIFGAFGGYVDGAQIGFSVFRFWN; encoded by the coding sequence GTGCGCCCCAGCCCGGTCTTCCTCGGCATCCTCGCGCTCACCGTCGCCGGCGGTGCGATGGCCGCGTTCGGCGACATCAACAGCGTTTTCGTCCGCGACCGCGACCCGCTGCTCATCGCCGGCGTCGTGATCTTCGTCGCCGCCGGCTGGGTGGCGTCGTTGTCGCTGCACGAGTTCGGCCACGCGATGGTCGCCTACCGCGGCGGTGACTACAGCGTCGCCCACAAGGGTTACCTGACCCTCGACGTGCGGAAGTACACCGACCCGGTCCTGTCGATCATCCTCCCGCTGATCTTCCTGATCATCGGTGGCATCCCGCTCCCGGGCGGCGCGGTCTGGATCAACCGCGGCGCGCTGCGCAGCCGCGGGACGTCGTCGTGGGTGTCGTTGGCCGGGCCGCTGAGCAACCTCGCGGTCGGCGCGGCTCTGGCCCTGGTGGTCTCGCTGGTCCCGATGGCGGGCGGCCTGGTGATCGCGATGTCCTACCTGGCGTTGCTGCAGATCGTGACGTTCATCTTGAACATCCTCCCGATCCCCGGCCTCGACGGCTGGGGCGCGATCGAGCCGTACCTCCCGCCGCGGGCGCGCGAGTTCGGCGCCAAGGTGCGCCCGTGGGCGCCGATCATCCTGTTCGCGATCCTGTGGTTCTTCCGCCCGGCGAACACGGCCCTGTGGCAAGGCTCGTACGCGATCTTCGGCGCCTTCGGCGGCTATGTGGACGGTGCCCAGATCGGGTTCAGCGTCTTCCGGTTCTGGAACTGA